Genomic window (Candidatus Sulfotelmatobacter sp.):
AGCGTGAGGTGGATCCGCGCGGCGCCGCGCACGGCATCGCGCGGATCGTCGAAGGCCTTGGCGCCGTCTGCCTCGAGCGCGCGCGCCTTCGCCGGCGTGCGGTTCCACACGTGCACCGTCTCGCCGCGCTCGAGCAGCTTTTGCACGAAGCCCGTGCCGAGCAGGCCGGTTCCCAAATACGCGATCATGCCGGCTCTCTCCGCGCCACGACGCCCACGTCCTGCCCGCCGTAGCCGGCGCGCACGTATTCGTCGAAGTACGCCGCGATCGCCGGCAGCACCGCCAGCGAGGTGCCGTGCCGCTGGGCCTCTTCCATCATCAGCCGCACGTCCTTGCGTGCCATCGAGAGCTCCCACTGCGGCGTGAAGTCGCCGTTGGCCATGGCCTTGCCGCGCAGCTCGAACGTCGCGCCGGGCTTGAAGTCGTCGAACAGCCGCTGTGCTTCGCTCGCCGGGATACCGAGCGACTCCGCGAAGCGGTAACCGTCTGCCAGGCCGGTCACCACGAACACCAGCATCATGTTGCCGAACAGCTTGAACGCCGCGGCGCGGGTCGGGTCGTCGCCGAGCTCGATGACCTTCCCGGTCATCGGGACGATCAGCGGCTTGACGGTGGCGCGATCCTCCGGCGCGGCGGAGAGCAGCATGAAGCCTTGCGCGTTGCGGGCGGCGGCCGGTCCCATGAAGACCGGCGTATGGACGAAGGTGACGCCGCGCTGCTTCCAGCGCGCGACCCGTTCGCCGGTCGGTGTCGGCGCGGTCGTGGTGTGATCGAGGATGATCGTCGACGCACCGATCTCGCCGGCCAGCGGTTCGAGGACCGCGTCGACCGAGGCGTCGTCACTCAGCGTGAGCTGGATTTGATCTGCGCCGCGCACGGCCTCCGCCGCAGTCGCGCAGACGACGGCACCGTCGGCGGCCAGCGCTCGAGCCTTCTCCGGCGTGCGGTTCCAAACACGAACCGTCTCGCCGCGCTCGAGCAGCCTGCGCACGAAGCCGCTGCCGAGCAGGCCGGTCCCAAGGTATGCGATCATGCGCCGTGTTTGCCTGCGTGCGGTCCGCACCCCTCGCGGGCGTTGCGCCGGCATGCAGTAACCGCGCTTTAACCGCCATCGTCGAGGCTGGTCGTACGACGGCTACCGGCGGTGCCACCCGGCACAGCACATGGCCGATCGATTCTCTTTTGCCTGCAAAGGGACATCATGGCTATCCAGACATCTCCTCTCGCACCGACTTGCGTCGTGGTCACGCTGACGATCGGTGGCCAAGCGACGACGCTGGCGCAAGCGCCGCTGACCGGGTACAGTGGCCAGCCGCTGTACTTCCACGTTCAGAGCAACGGCCAGACGCTCTCGATCGTGATCGATGACAAACCGCGCGGCAGCTCCGTCCTCAAGCCGCCGGCAGCCGCTACCGCCGACGTGACCTTCATGCTCAACGGCGCCGTGGTCGAGCACTGGCCCGCAGTCGCAGCCAACTACACTGCCGTGAACGGCTTGAACTTCTCGGCGTCGCTCGACCCGTTGCTGCAAACGCTCGCGCTGTCCGTCGACGACAATCCCCAAGCTGCGACGCAGAACACGGGCGCGCTCGAGTACGTGCTGGTCAAGAGCGCCGCCGGACAGTGGCAGATCAAGTGGCTCGAGCTGGCGCCCGAGGTCGATCTCAACACCACCGGCCTCTCGAACGTCGACCTGATTCCCGCGCCCCCGCCGACCGGCCAGATCGGCGGCGTCTACGGACCGATGGGTTTCGCCGTATCATGAGCGCTTCGATTTATTTCGACGTTCCGTACCATCAACAGGACGCCGACAACTACTGCGGCTTGGCGGCGGCGCAAATGGTCTTGGCCTCGACGGGGGCACCGCCGCTCGATCAGAGCAGTCTGGTCAACGGCGCGCTCGTCATGCCGGGTGGAATCTCGCCGTCGACGCTGGCCGGCGTGCTGAACCATTGGGCGAGCACCATCGGCTTGGCGGCGACCTTCTCCAGCCCGGCGCCGTACGCGGACTACGACAAAGCGCTTCGCGCGGTCGTCGACAACCTCATCCGGACGGGCATCGCCGTCCCCGTGCTCGCGTTCGGCAGCGCCCGGCACTGGCTGGTCGTCAAGGGCGCGGTGCTCGACGGGCCGATCGTGGCGGGCGGAGCGTACGCCGTGCGCGGCCTCATCGTCGCGAACCCCGCGCCGGTGACGGCCGCGGTGAGCGCGACGGACGCCGTGGATCTGGCGACCATCCACGCGACGTACGGCGATCAACCGGTCCCGCACGTGGCCGGTGACGCGTGCGGGAAGGGCGACGTGACGGGCGCCAAGGACGTCTACATCACCGCGGCAGCGTGGCGCGAGTACAACTGGCCGTCGACGCCCGACGGTCAACCCTCGACGTACGTCGTCGTGGCCAACGCCCGCACGACGCCCGTCGCGCTCCCGTCGAGCGCCGTGAAGCAGTTCCGATCGTCGGACGCGGGAGCGGCATTGGCCGCAGCGGCACCCGCCACCGCCGTCATGGCGGCTGCGCAAGCCGGAGTACGCGCGCACGGGCTCGACCAGTGCCCGCCATTCGCTTCCGCGTTCGCCGGCACGCATCCGTCCCAGCCGGTGATGCAAGAAGTCGGGACGACCACCGTACGGCAGTGGCAGTACGTCCAGTTTCTCCGTCCCTCGGCGGTCGCCGGGCAGCCGGACCAGGTGACGGCGGCCGTTTTCGTCGACGCCGACGGAACGTTTCTGGGTGCGCTCGCTCCGCCCTCGCACTTCGTCGACCCGCTCGACTTCGTCGCCCTTGCGCGCCAAGCGCTGATCGCACGGCAGGCTTCGTTCGCGGATCTGCTCGGCCCCGAGCCGATCGCGCAGGACGAGATCGCCATGGTCACACCACGCTTCTGGCAGGCCAGCGCGGAGTCGCTCTCCCCGGACCGCGCGTTCATGCGCGTGCGCGTGCGCGGTCACGAGCTGATCGTCGGCGACGACGGACGCGTGTATCGCCAGCTCACCCCACCTCGTTGCAACATCGTTGCGCTGCCGTCGAACGGCAAGGCCAAGCCGGCGGCGCCGGAGGTCGAGAAAACATGAAAACCCGAGTCATGCGGCTCATCGCTCCGACGATCGCCGCACTGGGCCTCTTCGCGACCAGCGCGGCGGCCGATACGCCGGCGGTGAACCCCGTCGACGTCAGACTGCGCGTCGTCTTTTTGCCGTACGGCACGGCGAGCGATACGTCTGCGACGACCCAGGCCATTCGGACGGGCATCACCAAGCTGGTGGATTCGATCAACCAGCAGAATCCGCTCTACAACGCCTGCAACCAGGCACCGGGAGCGGCGGTCGACGGTGCCGCGTGCGACGCGACGCAGGCGAACCTGATCGTCACCACGGCGTGGCAGAGCGGTGCAGCCGGCGCGTCGATCACCCTGAGCCCGGTCGATCTTCCCGACCATCAATCGTTCGCGCCGGTCGTCCTGACCGTTACGCCCGGCACCGACGATCCCGGCGACGCGAACGCCATCGCCGCCGCGCTTCAGCTCAATGCCACGCAGATCCAAGCGCTGCTAGGCACGCCGACGATCGCCAACGGCCTGCTCTCGACGGCGGCGTACCAGCCGTACGTGCAACTCGTGCCCGACGTGGGCTCGAGCCAGGCGACCCACGTCGACCTGCTTCAGAACTTGCTCGCGCGCCGCGGCATCGCGTCGGTGGCCTCGCAGTTCAACGCCGGCACGGTGACCTCGGGAAAGGTCAGCGCGCAGACGATCTGCGGGCTGGGACAGCGTTATCTGGTGTACTCCTACGCCGAGCGTACCGAAGACCGCATCCTCTCCCTCAACACGCGCGTCGAGACGCGAATGACCGGGCACCTGTACGATTGTCCGACCCGGACGGACCTGCCGTTCGGCAACGACACGCACACCTTCGCGACCAACACCGCGCTCTCGTTCGGCCCGTTCATCAACTTGCTGGCGGTGCTGTTTCTCTCGAAGACGGGATCGTGGACGTACACCGCCGCGGCCGGCGGCCTGGCGTCCAAGATCGTCGATCAGACACCGGCCCAGATCGAAGACCATACCGTCGAGATCACGATGCAGCAATTCGTCGACCATTTCTGCGACAAGCTGCACGACTTGCCGACGCTGGCCCCCGCGACGATCGCTACGCCGGTGCCGATGGTGACGGCGACCCCGACGCCGAGCCCGACACCCACGCCGCCGCCGCCGGGATCGGCGAAATCGTACCGCGTTTTGACCTCCAATGTTCAGCCGCAAAACCAGACTACCGGAGCGGGTGCGACCACAGCGGGGAGCGGCGCTTCGACCGCAACCGCGTCGGCGGCGCAGTCGCTCGACATCGGGCAATTCACCGCGACGACGCCGCCCCCGCTCAAGTGCGGAAAGCCGATCTACGAAGATCCGCCGCCGATTCCGGCCGACGCGCCGCTGTTCACCCGCCGCGATACGCGTTCGTAAGCGGTGACGTTTCCAGCGCGACACAGCTGCCGATAGGTTCCGTTCAGCACCAGTGCTTGGACCTTCGGCAGCACGTTGTCGTGGAAGTCTTGGTTCGGGTAGTCGCTCGCGACGACCAGATACTGCACGTCGAGCGCTTGCGGGTCCTCGCCCAGAACGGTCACGTGCGGTCGGCGCGCGGCGGTCGCGGCGTACCATTCGTCGTGCGTCGCCAGCGTCGCGTCGGGCGGGACGCAGGCCAGCGCGGTGCGCGCGTCGCCGAGCGCGTGGTACGAGGGCCGCAGATAGTGGAGCGGGTGCAGCGGGCTGAAGAAGACCAGCACCAGCGCCGAGAGGACGAACGCGACGCTCGTCCAGCGCCGCGGGACGCGCAGGCTCGCGATCCCGGCGGCGAACGCGATCAGCAGCCACGGGATCCACAGCGCCGCGTAGTGCATGCCCATCCGCCATACCAGGCCGCTGTTCGCCAGCAGCACGATCGCGAAGCCGGGGAGGCACAGCGCGATCAGCCGCGAGCGCAGCGGCACCAGCGCGAGCGGAACGAACGCTTCGAGCAGATACGTCAGGCGCCCGACCGTGAAGATCGCCGCCGCGAACGCCAGCGGGTGGGTGAACGGCGCGAGCACCAGCGCGGCCGGACCGTGCGCGAACGGATACTCGTAGAAGTGCGAAGGCGGCCAGGGTCCGACGCGCGGCAGCACCGCGAAGACGTAGACCGCGTCGGAGGCCAGCGCCGCCGCCGCCGACCCGAAGCCGGCCAGCGCCCAACCACGGTCGCGCCGGACCAGGCCCGCGATGCCGACCCCGGCGCCGATCAGGGCCAGCTCGAGGCAGACGTCCTCGCGCAAGAGCACCAGCAGCGCCGCGGCCGCGGTCAGCCAACCCCACGCGCGGCGCTCGAGCGCCAGCCACCAGCCCAGCGCCAGCGGCGAGAGCAGTCCCAGGTCACGGAACTCGCCGAACCCGACCGCCACCAGCGGCGGATAGACGAGGGCGACCGCGCCGATCCGATCGGCGATCCCGCCCGCGATCCCGCGGGCCCGGGCCAGCGCCGCCAGCAGCGGCGCGCACGCGACCGTCGCCAGCGCCAAGATGGCCTGCAGCACCCAGAGCGAGTGGGTGGCCGCCAGGAACGGCCACAGCAGCGCTAGAGCCGGCGACCAGTGGAAGCGGAAGTGGGTGCCCTGCTCGATCCCGTCCCGCATCCCGCCGAACGCGTCGAGGATGATCTGCACGAAGGTCCCGGTATCGGCTCCGTAGCTCCAGTCGGCGGCCCGGACGGCGGCCAGGGCGGCCAGGACGATGAAGGCGACGACGGTCCAGGCGAGCAGGCGGCGGGAGGGCACGGCGGCGAGGGTTCTCGCCTTGCGTGGGACCTCCGCCTGTGGTAAAGTAAGCCGTTGTGTCTGCCCGCGGACATGACGCGCGTTCGCGCGCTCCACCGCTCTCGCCGTGCGGTCGGACAAGAGGTCGAACGATGGGCAGGTTGCCCGCGTGTCGGTCGAGGCGACGACACCCGGCCGTTCGCCGGGCAGGAAAAGCACCCAGAGCGAGTTTTCTTTTGGCCGCCAAGAAGCAAACCAAGACGCGCAAGAAGCGCGAGTTCAAGAACGTCGGCGCGGGCGTCGCGCACATCCACTCCTCGTTCAACAACACGATCGTCACGATCACGGACAACACCGGGTCGACGATCGCCTGGGCGAGCGCAGGCAACCTCGGGTTCAAGGGCTCGAAGAAGTCGACGCCGTTCGCCGCGCAGATGGCCGCCGAGGCCGTCGCGCGCAAGGCGATGGAGCATGGGATGAAGACCGCCGAGGTCTACGTCAAGGGACCGGGCGCCGGCCGCGAGGCCGCGATCCGTTCGCTCCAGGCTGCCGGCCTCGAAATCACGCTCATCAAAGACGTCACGCCCATCCCGCACAACGGTTGCCGCCCGCCGAAGCGGCGGCGCGTGTAGGGGAGTAGAGTAGAAAAAAATGGCCCGCTACACCCAACCCGTGTGCCGCCTGTGCCGTCGCGAGACCGCGACGTCCAAGACCGGCGAGAAGATCAAGCTCTTCCTTAAGGGCGACCGCTGCCTGTCCAAGAAGTGCGCCGTCGAGCGCCGCGGCACGGCCCCCGGTCAGAAGACGCAGAACACCAAGACCCGCGCGAAGGTCTCGGAGTACGGCCGCCAGCTGCGTGAGAAGCAGAAGATGCGCCGCTACTACGGCGTGCTCGAGACGCAGTTCCAGAACTACTTCCGCGAAGCGCAGCGCGTGAAGGGTCAGACCGGCGCGACGTTCCTGCAGCTGCTCGAGCGGCGCTTGGACAACGTCGTCTACCGTCTGAACCTGGCCCTGAGCCGCGCGCAGGCGCGCCAGCTGGTCACGCACCGCCACTTTATGGTCAACGGCCGCCGCGTCAACATCCCCTCGTACATCCTCAAGGCCGGCGACGTGATCTCGATCGCCGAGGGTTCGAAGAGCTCGGACCTGTTCGCGCAGCTGGTCGAGACCGCCAAGGCGCGCCGCCATCCCGATTGGCTCGAGTTCTCGGAGACCGACAACACCGCCAAGGTGCTGGCGCTCCCCAGCCGCGAGCAGATCGACACCCCGGTCGACGAGCAGCTGATCGTCGAATACTACTCGCGCTAACCCGCAACCACCACCGCCGCTAGACGTCCGATCGTCTCGGGGACCCGAGGCGGATAACGCAAGCGGAGAAAGACCACACCACCACCATCATGACCGTCCTCGAAGCGCCGGCCGGCGCGCAGATCGAAGTTCGCGAGCGTCGCGAGAACTACGCCAAGTTCGTCATCGAGCCGCTGGAGCGCGGCTTCGGGATCACCATGGGCAACGCGCTGCGTCGCGTCCTGCTCTCGTCGATCCCCGGAGCCGCCGTCACCTACGTCAAGATCGACGGCGTGCTGCACGAGTTCTCGACCATCAGCGGCGTCGTCGAAGACACCGTCGACCTGCTCCTGAACCTCAAGGGACTCCCGCTCAAGCTCAACACCGACGATCCGAAGGTGCTCTCGCTCAACGTGAGCGGCGCGCGTGAAGTGACGGCGGGCGACATCGCTCCCGACGCCGACGTCGAGATCCTCCAGCCGAACTACCACATCGCGACGCTGTCCAAGAAGGACGCCAAGCTCTCGATGGAGATCGGCGTGGAGAAGTCGCGCGGCTACGTCACCTCGGACCGTCAGCGCAACATCGAGCACATGATCGGGCTCATCCCGATGGACTCGATCTTCTCGCCGATCCGCAAGGTCAACTTCACCGTCGACGACACCCGCGTCGGCCAGTCGGTCGACTTCGACCGGCTGACCATCGAGATCGAGACCAACGGCTCGATCACGCCCGACGACGCGCTCTCGGAAGCGGCCGAGATCCTGACCGACCAGCTGCACCTGTTCATCGGCTTCTCGACCGAAGAGAAGCCCGTCTCGGCGGCGCCCGCCAGCGAGTGGGACGTCCCGGTCGAGACGCTCAACCTCTCGGTGCGCTCGTTCAACTGCCTCAAGCGGGCCGGCATCTCGAAGGTCTCCGAGCTGCTGGACATGACGGAAGACGAGATCATCAAGATGCGCAACTTCGGCAAGAAGTCGCTCGACGAGATCAAGCAGGTTCTCGAAGAGCGCGGCCTCTCGCTCCGCCAGGCGTGATCATCAGGAACTCTTAGAGGAAACCATGCCGCACCAAGTCGCCAACAAACGCCTCTCGCGCACCGACGGCCACCGCAAGGCGCTGCTCCGCAACCTCGCGACGTCGTTCTTCAAGCACGAGAAGATCGAGACGACCTCGACCAAGGCCAAGGAGATCTCGAAGGTCGTCGACCGCCTGATCACCCAGGCGCGCCGTGGCGATCTGCACTCGCGGCGCCTGGTCGCGTCGTACCTGACCGAAGAGCCGGT
Coding sequences:
- the rpsK gene encoding 30S ribosomal protein S11, encoding MAAKKQTKTRKKREFKNVGAGVAHIHSSFNNTIVTITDNTGSTIAWASAGNLGFKGSKKSTPFAAQMAAEAVARKAMEHGMKTAEVYVKGPGAGREAAIRSLQAAGLEITLIKDVTPIPHNGCRPPKRRRV
- a CDS encoding papain-like cysteine protease family protein codes for the protein MSASIYFDVPYHQQDADNYCGLAAAQMVLASTGAPPLDQSSLVNGALVMPGGISPSTLAGVLNHWASTIGLAATFSSPAPYADYDKALRAVVDNLIRTGIAVPVLAFGSARHWLVVKGAVLDGPIVAGGAYAVRGLIVANPAPVTAAVSATDAVDLATIHATYGDQPVPHVAGDACGKGDVTGAKDVYITAAAWREYNWPSTPDGQPSTYVVVANARTTPVALPSSAVKQFRSSDAGAALAAAAPATAVMAAAQAGVRAHGLDQCPPFASAFAGTHPSQPVMQEVGTTTVRQWQYVQFLRPSAVAGQPDQVTAAVFVDADGTFLGALAPPSHFVDPLDFVALARQALIARQASFADLLGPEPIAQDEIAMVTPRFWQASAESLSPDRAFMRVRVRGHELIVGDDGRVYRQLTPPRCNIVALPSNGKAKPAAPEVEKT
- a CDS encoding DNA-directed RNA polymerase subunit alpha, with the protein product MTVLEAPAGAQIEVRERRENYAKFVIEPLERGFGITMGNALRRVLLSSIPGAAVTYVKIDGVLHEFSTISGVVEDTVDLLLNLKGLPLKLNTDDPKVLSLNVSGAREVTAGDIAPDADVEILQPNYHIATLSKKDAKLSMEIGVEKSRGYVTSDRQRNIEHMIGLIPMDSIFSPIRKVNFTVDDTRVGQSVDFDRLTIEIETNGSITPDDALSEAAEILTDQLHLFIGFSTEEKPVSAAPASEWDVPVETLNLSVRSFNCLKRAGISKVSELLDMTEDEIIKMRNFGKKSLDEIKQVLEERGLSLRQA
- a CDS encoding DUF2079 domain-containing protein — its product is MPSRRLLAWTVVAFIVLAALAAVRAADWSYGADTGTFVQIILDAFGGMRDGIEQGTHFRFHWSPALALLWPFLAATHSLWVLQAILALATVACAPLLAALARARGIAGGIADRIGAVALVYPPLVAVGFGEFRDLGLLSPLALGWWLALERRAWGWLTAAAALLVLLREDVCLELALIGAGVGIAGLVRRDRGWALAGFGSAAAALASDAVYVFAVLPRVGPWPPSHFYEYPFAHGPAALVLAPFTHPLAFAAAIFTVGRLTYLLEAFVPLALVPLRSRLIALCLPGFAIVLLANSGLVWRMGMHYAALWIPWLLIAFAAGIASLRVPRRWTSVAFVLSALVLVFFSPLHPLHYLRPSYHALGDARTALACVPPDATLATHDEWYAATAARRPHVTVLGEDPQALDVQYLVVASDYPNQDFHDNVLPKVQALVLNGTYRQLCRAGNVTAYERVSRRVNSGASAGIGGGSS
- the rplQ gene encoding 50S ribosomal protein L17 — encoded protein: MPHQVANKRLSRTDGHRKALLRNLATSFFKHEKIETTSTKAKEISKVVDRLITQARRGDLHSRRLVASYLTEEPVAKKLFEQIAPALKDRTGGYTRITKTRVRPGDAAELSLLELVK
- a CDS encoding NAD(P)-dependent oxidoreductase; this translates as MIAYLGTGLLGSGFVRRLLERGETVRVWNRTPEKARALAADGAVVCATAAEAVRGADQIQLTLSDDASVDAVLEPLAGEIGASTIILDHTTTAPTPTGERVARWKQRGVTFVHTPVFMGPAAARNAQGFMLLSAAPEDRATVKPLIVPMTGKVIELGDDPTRAAAFKLFGNMMLVFVVTGLADGYRFAESLGIPASEAQRLFDDFKPGATFELRGKAMANGDFTPQWELSMARKDVRLMMEEAQRHGTSLAVLPAIAAYFDEYVRAGYGGQDVGVVARREPA
- the rpsD gene encoding 30S ribosomal protein S4, coding for MARYTQPVCRLCRRETATSKTGEKIKLFLKGDRCLSKKCAVERRGTAPGQKTQNTKTRAKVSEYGRQLREKQKMRRYYGVLETQFQNYFREAQRVKGQTGATFLQLLERRLDNVVYRLNLALSRAQARQLVTHRHFMVNGRRVNIPSYILKAGDVISIAEGSKSSDLFAQLVETAKARRHPDWLEFSETDNTAKVLALPSREQIDTPVDEQLIVEYYSR